The genomic stretch TCAGCAAAAAGAATATACGGCTCTTCAAGAATGTATCACTTTAGGAATTCCAACGATTTGTTTAATCGATACAAATTGTGACCCAGATCTTGCAGATATGTCGATTCCGGCTAATGATGATGCTATAGCTTCCATCCGATTAATTCTTAACAAATTAGTTTTTGCAATTTGTGAGGGTCGTTCTAGCTCTATACGAAATTATTGATTAATAATAAGATAAATCCATTTTTAGATTTGGTTGGGCGGTCATAGATTTTTGGAATTGGGTATTATAGCATTACAAAATTGTGTAAAAAGAAATATTTTGTGATTAGTAGGTATTCAAAATAGAAAATCAAAGTAAAATAAGGAAATGGTTGAATCAAAATAATTCCCTTTCAagttatatttttttattttagaGGACAGGGCAATATGAATGTTCTATTATGTTACATCAACACATTAAACAGATTCTATGATATATCGGCTGTGGAAGTAGGTCAACATTTCTATTGGCAAATAGGGGATTTTCAAGTGCATGCTCAAGTACTTATTACCTCTTGGGTTGTAATTGCTATCTTATTAATTTCAACCATTCTAGTTGTTAGAAATCCGCAAACTATTCCCACGTCTGGTCAGAATTTCTTTGAATATGTCCTTGAATTCATTCGAGACGTGAGCAAAACTCAGATTGGAGAAGAATATGGTCCATGGGTTCCGTTTATTGGAACTCTGTTTCTATTTATTTTTGTTTCGAATTGGTCAGGGGCCCTTTTGCCTTGGAAAATTATAAAGTTACCTCATGGAGAGTTAGCTGCACCCACAAATGATATAAATACTACTGTTGCATTAGCTTTACTTACGTCAGTAGCCTATTTCTATGCGGGTATTTCAAAAAAAGGATTGGCCTATTTTGGTAAATACATCCAACCAACGCCAATCCTTTTACCGATTAACATCTTAGAAGATTTCACAAAACCCTTATCACTTAGTTTTCGACTTTTCGGAAATATATTAGCGGATGAATTAGTAGTTGTTGTTCTTGTTTCGTTAGTACCTTTAGTAGTTCCTATCCCTGTTATGTTCCTTGGATTATTTACAAGCGGTATTCAAGCTCTTATTTTCGCTACTTTAGCTGCGGCGTATATAGGTGAATCCATGAATCCATTTTAGACCGCGACAAAGTATGTATGGCTCGCGATAATCTACTTAAGGAACATAAAGATAAAAATCCAAAGAAATTTGGAAAAGTTTTCATAACAATCAAAAAgtataaataaaattaaaacaattaccagggaattaaacaaaaaatagagattcaattcaaaaaaGGGTGAGGGGGTCGAACTAGGCGTATATATAATCTAATCGTTATAAGACAGCTGGGGGATTTTTTCCAAGAATGATTCTCGAATACGATTGAATCGAAGATACAACGAATTGGTTTACGGTATGGAACAAACACATGTATATGTCATAGTAGATATTCATTAGTTATAGATGACTATCTATCTAAATTTGTCCTGCTACTACTCTAAATTTAGGTAGGGATTCAAAAAAAAAAGACCACTTCCATCTCTTGTAATTGTGAATTGAATATAAAATGAAATCAAAGAAAAAGGAAGGTTTAAAATAAATGTAAGATAAGACCAAAAATTGTCTGTATTCACAAAAAACTACAAGGGTAGAAACGAAAAAAGTAAATATCGAAATAATTGAGATAATTCAATCAAAATTATTCCGTTTGAAATTTTGAATTACACTTCGACTAGAGAAAGATAACTAGGAAGAATGAAATAATTAAGTCATATATTTTTTGTTGATTATATTATTAACTATTTCTTAATTTTATTTGGAATAGGAGAAACTTATCATGAATCCACTGATTGCTGCTGCTTCTGTTATCGCTGCTGGGTTGGCCGTCGGGCTTGCTTCTATTGGACCTGGAGTTGGTCAAGGCACAGCTGCAGGGCAAGCTGTAGAGGGGATTGCGAGACAACCGGAAGCAGAGGACAAAATACGGGGTACTTTATTACTTAGTTTGGCTTTTATGGAAGCTTTAACTATTTATGGGCTGGTTGTAGCATTAGCGCTTTTATTTGCCAATCCTTTTgtttaatatttataaaaaaaatacatattGTTTTTTTTTCCATGGATTTTCGTTGCTGCTCTTGCTAATTCGATTTCGATTTGACTCCtacaatttttttttcattcGGATTAACATATGGATTTGCCTTCTTCCGTCCCTTTCTTTAGTCCAATGACCCCCTTTTTTATTTAGAAAGTGTTGAAAACAACTAAGTATTTACTTCTAAGAAGTATAATTCTTATAGGGAATCTTTCAATTGACTAACCAATTCAAAATATAGAATAGTCTTCTTAGTATATTTTTATTCTTACTACTATTCATTATTAGTAAGAATAAAAATAGAATAAGTCGATATATTCATATTCAATAATTCGATTATAGAATAAACTATCATATACAAAAACGAATAAAAAAAACTTGGAATCGTAGAAAGAAAATTAGTCTATCCATAAGAGGAGATGCGATCATATGCAAAATATAACCGACGGAAGTTTCGGGTTTGATACCGATATTTTAGCAACAAATCTAATAAATCTAAGTGCAGTGCTAGGTGTATTGATTTTTTTGGAAAGGGAGTGTGTGCGAGTTGTTTATTTCAAAGAATAGATTGGATCCACCCAACTGCACTTTTTTTGTTATAACTAGAAAAATGTGCATGATCCGGCGAATGACTTCTTACTAAATAACGAAAAAAGTAGTTAAGAACCATAGCATTTCGCGATTCATTGGTAAATCTACTTTGATTCTCTATCAACCAAGAATTTTGGAACATTACTATGGTTAAAGCTAACGAGTTTGAAGTTTCGACGCAGTCTAGTATTCTTTCTACCACTATGTTAATAGGGAAATTAGAATTTTTTCGATATAGAACACTCATGTCGATAAAATGACTTGAATTCTCTTTATGATGAAAAATAGGAAAAAAGGTGTTTTGTTTAACGCCTCCGTTTCTACTTTTCTACAATGCGGAATTGATGACCTACGTATAAATTAATAAGAATTCTTTGGATTTCAAGAAAAAAAACAACTTTGCTGACAATTATTTGTTTGGTCAGAAGAGTCCTCCCAATATTTGGGTCTTGTATTGATAATCATTTTCCATATTTTTAGAAATAGAGAAAAGAGGATAGGCTCATTCCATAATAAATATGGGGAAATTTCCTATAAGGAATTGAGTGTGAGAGCCAAATGAATTGAAAGATTCATGTTTGGTTCGGGAAGAGATCATAGACATTttgaaatgaatggaaagagaatCTACTTTCATTAAGTGATTTATTAGATAATCGAAAACAGAGAATCTTGAGAACTATTCGAAATTCAGAAGAACTCCGGGAAACAGCCATTGAACAGCTGGAAAAAGCCCGGGCCCGTTTAAGGAAAGTAGAAATGGAAGCAGATCGGTTTCGAGTGAATGGTTATGCCGAGATAGAACGAGAAAAAttgaatttaattaattcaatttaTACAAGTTTGGAACAATTCGAAAATGACAAAAATAAAACCATTCATTTTGAACAACAAAGGGCGATTAATCAAGTCCAACAAAGTGTTTTACAACAAGCATTACAAGGAGCTCTGGGAACTCTTAATAGTTGCTTAAACAACGAGTTACATTTACGTACGATCGGTGCTACTATTGGTATGTTTGGGTCGATGAAAGCAAAAAATAACTGATTAGTTGTTCTACTATAGAACTGATTAGTTGTTCTACTATAATAGAGAGTATAGGGAAGACTTATTTTTGTTTTTCTTCGAAAAAGAATCAAATTTAGAAATATTCATGGTAACCAGTCGTGCAGATGAAATTAGTCAAATTATCCGTAAACGTATTGAGCAATATAATACCGAAGTAAAAATTGTAAATACAGGTACCGTACTTCAAGTAGGCGATGGCATTGCTCGTATTTATGGTCTTGATGACGTAATGGCAGGTGAATTAGTAGAATTTAAAGAGGGTACCGTAGGCATTGCTTTGAATTTGGAATCAAAAAATGTTGGTGTTGTATTAATGGGTGATGGTTTGATGATACAAGAGGGAAGTTCCGTAAAAGCAACAGGAAGAATTGCTCAGATACCAGTAAGTGAGGGTTATTTGGGTCGTGTTGTAAATGCCCTAGCTAAACCTATTGACGGTCGAGGAGAAATTTCAACTTCGGAATCTCGGTTAATTGAATCTCCCGCTCCCGGTATTATTTCCAGACGTTCCGTGTATGAGCCTCTTCAAACAGGACTTATTGCTATTGATTCTATGATCCCTATAGGGCGTGGCCAGCGAGAATTGATTATTGGGGACAGACAAACAGGTAAAACAGCAGTAGCTACAGATACGATTCTCAATCAACAGGGACAAAATGTAGTATGTGTTTATGTAGCTATTGGTCAAAAAGCATCTTCTGTGGCTCAAGTAGTAACTACTTTACAAGAAAGAGGAGCAATGGAATACACTATTATAGTGGCTGAAACAGCAAATTCCCCAGCTACATTACAATACCTCGCGCCTTATACAGGAGCAGCTCTGGCTGAATATTTTATGTACCGTGAACGTCACACTTTAATTATTTATGATGATCCCTCCAAACACGCACAGGCTTATCGCCAAATGTCTCTTCTATTACGAAGACCACCAGGTCGCGAAGCTTATCCCGGAGATGTTTTTTATTTACATTCGCGTCTTTTGGAAAGAGCCGCTAAATTAAGTTCTCAGTTAGGTGAAGGAAGTATGACTGCTTTACCAATAGTTGAGACCCAATCCGGAGATGTTTCAGCTTATATTCCTACTAATGTCATTTCCATTACAGATGGTCAAATATTCTTATCTGCCGATTTATTCAATGCTGGGATCAGACCCGCAATTAATGTGGGTATTTCCGTTTCCAGAGTTGGATCGGCGGCTCAAATAAAAGCCATGAAACAAGTAGCTGGTAAATTAAAATTGGAATTAGCACAATTCGCAGAATTAGAAGCTTTTGCACAATTCTCTTCCGATCTCGATAAAGCTACGCAAAATCAATTGGCAAGAGGTCAACGATTGCGCGAGTTGCTTAAACAATCCCAATCAGCTCCTCTTACTGTGGAAGAACAGATAATAACTATTTATACTGGAACGAATAGTTATCTTGATTCAGTAGAAATTGCACAGGTAAGGAAATTTATCGTTGAGTTACGGGCTTATTTAAAAACGAAGAAACCTAAATTCAACGAAATCATATCTTCTACCAAGACATTCACTGGGGAAGCAGAAGCCATTTTGAAGGAAGCTATTCAGGAACAGATGGAACTCTTTTGACTTCAGGAACAAGTAGAAAAAAAATGGATTCCAAATTTCATACCTTTATAATTTAGATAATTAGTCTGTTTcaatatttaaaatttaaataagAATAATCAAGATAAGAAATTTACAATATAGTTTTAGAAATATACGAATTCAAGTAATATATATGCAATAAATTCAATATGTAATAAATTTGCGTCCAATAGGATTTGAACCTATACCAAAGGTTTAGAAGACCTCTGTCCTATCCATTAGACAATGGACgcttttctttttttctttcccttttcacgaaaatttcaagggaaagaaaaaaaaaaattctataaaATACTCTATCTATCCGAATATCGAAATAATAATTATTCTAACTAGAATAAGACTAAATAATTCAAATTGAATATTCATAACTAAATAAAGAAATTTACTAAAAAATAGAATATATATAGAGAAATCGAATATAAGCGGGTAGCGGGAATCGAACCCGCATCATTAGCTTGGAAGGCTAAGGGTTATAGTCGACGTTTATGAATGAACGTCTCTAATTCAAAACCGAACGTGAAACTTTTGTTTCATTCAGCTCCTTTACAGAATAATTTTAGAGATAGATGGAATACATTACAAAAAATCACCCATAACATCTATGTCAGCCTTTCGGTATGAATACAATTAATGTTGCTTTTTAGATGATCCCTATAGAAAACGAGGATTTGAACAATCTCTTTTTTTCTAGTTACTTCGTTCTCTATTTCTATTTGATAGAATCTTTAGGAAAAGAATAAAATTTCCGTCGAGCTAAAAAAATATGTTGATGTTTCTAGTAAACTAAAAAAATCGTTTAATAGCTATTTTGCTTCACTCTCTCCTatacaaaacaaatacaaaaaTGGGAAGATTTAGTTACGATTGGAAACAAATTTTAGATATCTTTCTCCCTGGATCCTTTACTTATATTCAAAAATAGGGATTCTTGATCCAATTGCAAAAACTTATGTTTCATAATTTTAGAATCAATTCTAAATTGTATACAAATTACGATAATGTATATTATTCCTCGAATTGCTCGTTGAGAGGTATAAAGGATTAAATCCCTTTAAGTAAGAAATACAGTTTTTGATCGTGATATGAATCACGCAAGGGACCCCTTAACTATTCAGGATCAATAGAACGAATCGCACTTTTACCACTAAACTATACCCGCTACAATACCATTATTGTATATAAAACGATCTTTTGTCCAACAAGGGAATCAGTCATAATTATGAAATAGGTGCATAATTTTATGAGAAATAGAGTGTTTCCATGTTTCGTAAAGGGCCCCCTAATGAAATTTAGAAAAGGGGGCAAATCTCATTTTTGGATTTTGTTGAAGGTATTTTGACAGATAGATCTCGACAAAATTACTAAACTAAATTCATAACACAAAAATACATTATGCAAGCAAGAATCCATAGTTCTATTTCTTTTTTAGATACGTTACCTGATTCATTCGTAGGATATACGATCACAAAgtgatttttatttttgtttgatCATATTTAAATGTTTGAATTAATTACAAGTTTCAAATCTGATACAGAAAAATAAATCATTGTTATCCAGGATTCATGGGAAAAAAGAGTTGTGCCAGTACCTAGCTGGACTCTTATAAGGAATATTATGATAATGATAAATAGAACCAAAATCTAGATTTTCAACAACAATTACTATAGCATTTTTCTAGCAAAAATTCAACAACATACTTGTACAAACTATCAAAGTCATTCCATCCCCTACGGTCCAAAGATTCAAATCTTGGTAATATTCGGAACTATTCATGAACATCACAGCAAATATGATTAAAATGTTAATAGCTCCCACGTAAATAAGTAGCTGTGATGCAGCTACAAAATGAGAGTTTGCTAAAATATATAATAAAGATATACAAACCAGAACCAGTCCCAAcgaaaaagaagaaaaaatggGGTTGGTAAGTAATACTACTCCTAAACTTCCTAATAGAAGACCCGATCCCAGAAAGACTAAAAGAAAATCGTGCATCGTTTCAGGCAGATCcattatatgtaaaaaaaaaagacaaagaaatataaatttcatgaccttATTGATATCACCAGGAAAAAAATTTTATATACTTCAATTTTTCTTTGCATTGAAAAACCTAAGTAGTTTAAATTGATATAGTTAGGGTTATATAATCAATGTCATTCCACTCTTTATACGAAAGAGTAGTTTGAAACGATATTAAAACTAAAGTATAAAGGTAGATAGAACATATATAACATTGAAAATCTTATTGAAATTCAATAAGATTTTCAATTTCGATAAtatatattgatatattctatTTAAGAATATAGTTCTCTAATAATTATAGAATATTTCTAATCTGATATCGACTATATTATTCATTTTTTATAcaatttttgaaaatattttatttcGATTATTCTATTTATATATTCTATATATTATCGATTTATATATAgaatattcttttttttttagaattgtatttaattataaaaaattGTCTTTTTTGATTTGAATTGTTCGAATTGTATAATCATCAATTATTGACATTGGTAAACGGCCCAAAGCAATTTGATTATAATTCAATTCATGACGATCATAAGTTGAAAGTTCATATTCTTCAGTCATTGATAAACAATTTGTTGGACAATACTCAATACAGTTACCACAAAAAATACAGATTCCGAAATCAATACTGTAATTTAGCAATCGTTTCTTTCGAATATCCGTTTCCATTTTCCAATCAACAACGGGTAAATCTATAGGACATACACGAACACATACTTCACAAGCAATGCATTTATCAAATTCAAAATGGATTCGACCGCGGAAACGTTCTGATGTGATTAATTTTTCATAAGGATATTGAATAGTTACAGGTAAACGATTTGCGTGAGATAAGATAATCATGAAACTTTGACCAATGTACCTTGCAGCTCGTAGTGTTTGTTGACCATAATTCATGAACCCAGTTACCATAAGGAACATATCGTAAATATTTATGAATAGTATagttttgtttgatttctttcTCTTATTTGAGACAAGTAATGAATATAAAAGATCCATCTTTGTTTTACAGCGAAAACAATTGAGACGAAGTTGTTAATAATAGATTACCTACAGAAATCGGTAAAAGAAATTTCCATCCAAGATTTAATAATTGATCCATTCTTAGCCTAGGCAAAGACCATCTTGTTATGATAGAAACGAATAAGAAAAAATAGCTTTTAGCTAATGTAATAAAGAGATCACTTGTAGTTCCAAAAACTCCGtatgttttatttatttcaaaaaattcAGAAACAAATATGTACGAAATAGAAATATTTGAACCGCCCAAGTAAAGAACTGTTacaaataatgaagaaattaAAAGGTTTAAATAGGAAGCAACGTAAAATAAACCAAATCGAATACCTGAATATTCTGTTTGATAACCAGCTACTAATTCTTCTTCTGCTTCTGGTAAATCAAAAGGTAATCTTTCACATTCTGCTAGCGAAGAAATTAGAAAAACGATGAAACCCATAGGTTGACGCCACAAATTCCAACCCCAAAAACCATATTTTGATTGCGCATCAACTATATCAACTGTACTTAAACTGTTAGATAATCCTAGTCGGTGATAACATTACTGTTCCCATCTCTATTACAGAACCGTACATGAGATTTTCACCTCATACGGCTCCTGGAAAGCCTTAAGTAAATCTAAGGACCGGGTCGATTATTTATCTCTTGATATATCCCTAAGATATAGAAGATGAAAATCTATCGAACGGTTCTGAATTAGACCAATTCAATTCTGTATGTTCTACAAATAACGAAATAAGAAAGAGAAATCTATTTTAATAAAATATCCAATTAAGGCACTTCTGAATTGATCTCATCCCTCAAAAAAAAAACTTTGTTGAGTAATAACTGAATTCTTCAATAAAATACTCTTTTATAATTCTCAATAATCCTCATGATTTTGAATGACGAAAAATAATTACACATTCGTTTCTTAATTCTTAAATTTGATCTCCATGAATATGGATATAATAAATCAAAAACGAAAGAGAAAtctatttttcctttttgatttctTATTATTTTTCTTCCTATTCTTCTTTTTTGTGCTATGAAAAAGGGACTTGCAAAAATTTTAAAGGATTTTTCCGTTCCTGATAGTAATTTATTTAGTGAGTGGATGGAAGCATACTCTGGATCGGAGTTGTGGGGAGTACTGCTTTCTTTTTTCCACCAACTTAAAGCCCCAATTAGTATTCTTTTTATATTCTGCGTAAATTTTCTTTTGGATAATTTACAAAATCTGTGTTACTAATCCTTTGTGTATCTTGGTGTTTCTAACCATCCACTCTTTTTTATTAACCCCCCTTATTTTTATATATCTATGAGAATTCATAAAAATGGTAACTAAAACTCAATAAGGTTGGTCTTTTGAGACCGCTTCAAAACAGGATGACAAATTATCCAATCTTGGGTTAAATGGCCTCTTTTGTTTATCATTTTATTTCATTCTTATACATAGAAAATGAGACTCCATATTTTTACTGCCCTTTCATTCAAATCATCATACTATCTACTAACTAGAAGTAATAGAGTATTCTGAAATTAGATTAAATCGAAGCTGTTTTATTTCACTCATATAACTATCTAATTTAGTTCTTCAATCAGAATTGTGCATTATATGGACAGAATTCTAGATTTTCAATCAAATTTTCAATCAAATTAATTACAAGAAATATTATGATAATGATAAATAGAACCAAAATCTAGATTTTCAATCAAATTTTCAATCGAGGATACATATGTATTCTTAATATACTGAAACGGCTTCCATTATGCGTATCAAACCAATAGCGGTTCATACAAGCTAAATCTTCGAATCGATAATTTGGCCAAAGAAAGAATTTTAAATTCTTTAGTTTTTTTGTATCGCTATCAAGATCCTTATTTTTAGTCAAAACTTCAGAagaattatttatttttttctccTTTATTGTGTTTCTATCCACAATCTTTCTATTCCTAGAGTTCAAAGAAATTAGAATTCTCAATTCTCTACGGCGTCTAGGGGATAAAAGATTTTCGGGAATAAGGAAATCATAATTCTCAAGACGACTATTTTTTGAGTTTCTTTTCGAAATTTTTCGCTTGTGCCTCAATGCTATGCTTATGATTTGATATATAAAGATTTGTTCATAATTTTTTATAGAAACACGATTGGGTTCAATAAAAAACATTAGGTAGTCCCGCAATTCTGTTATGTCCCTAGCGTTTCCATAACAAAAGTCCGTGTTGGTGATACGCACCAAATTTTCTATATTTATATCCCCCTTTTTGATAGCCACAATAGTGAATTTTTTTAGCTTTTTCAACTCAAGCAAGTAACCTTGTATGTTAAAATGCTGAAACATATCCTCTTTGATGCCACACCCACAGTCCCCATAATAACCCAAATATTTGTTTATTAAATAATCACGTTCTTTAACTAGATTCGACATTTCTGTAATTATCTTAGAACCACGACGGCGACGATGGGGACGGATCGTATAATACTTTGCGAGATATAAATTTAGATTTTCTGTAATCTCGTATTCTTTCTTTTCTAACTTTAACTGCATTTTATCAGTAATGTTACTGTTTGTATAAAACGGCATAAAAAAGAAATCTAGTGGTAAGATCCAAGGATTCTTCTTATATGCACTTACTTTTGAAAAAAAACCAAATCTTGGGGTCAATACTTTCTGATTCGTTATGgaattcttttttctttttcccATCCAATGAAAATACTTTCTATCCATATTTTTTTCCATATCTATACCATCTTTTCCTATATAATTTTGGATAAAGCTATCACCCATTATATCAAATAATTCTTTGATATTTTTAGGTGTGTTATAAGACTGTGATTTATATCCATAAATATAGGATTTTTTCTTATCCACATAATTTATATATTGATAGGAGAAAAGATCATATCcatattgtttttttattttttttttcatttttactAAGTCGACTTCTGCTCCGTTTTCTAATTCTACGAAGTCCACTTGTTCTTTTTTGGAAAAAATGAATAGGGTTTTTTGAGATGAACCATATTCATCTAAATCCTTATTTTGAGCCACCCGCTGTTCATGGATTCTATTCCTCCACTTTTGTGGTACTAATCTCGACCATGCCCTCTGAGGTAAAGCATATTGATAATGAACCTTTAACCAATTTGTCCATTGATTCATTATAGAATCGGGACGGTTCTTATCTCTTAATTTTGAATTTAATCTTCCTCCTTGTATTCTCAATAAATACTCCTTTATTTCATTGTTCATAAAAAAAGATCTTCCATGAGATTCAAAAATAGATCTTAACTTATATCCATTACTAACTTGGCTTTGAGATAATTTAAACAATACATAGGCTTGTGACAAAGAAGATACATCACAAGAATTCTCTGAATTCATATTCCAAGGTTTCTCTATAGTCGACATAAAGGGAATTATACTTTGATTTATTTTATAAACTTTTTGTTCATTTTTTTTTTTGTATTGTAAATGGATTTCTTTACAATTTTATTTGTTAATTCAAATAAATAACGAATAAATTTAATATAATTAAGATAACGTTGTACAATGCTCGAAGTAAGGAAACCTTCTACATAGTTAGTAGTAAGGATATGTATGTATAGCCTTTCcatgaaaatttgaaaaaaacAATAGGATTTACGGATTAATCGAACGTTTCTTCTTTGTAGAATTTGGaaaggatttttttttaattctaatCTTTTAGCATCAGTTATAACCCCCTCGTTTTTTTCTTCTGTCATTTTTTCTATTTGTTTTAAGATCGTCTTTGTTTTAACATTCAGATCTTTTATCCTTTTTTCTGAATTTGTCCAATTAATAGATTGAATTATATCGGGCGATTCCTCAATCATTGGATTAATAGATTGAATTATATCGGGTGATTCCTCAATCATTGGATTAATTGGTGAATTTTTTTGGATTTCACTCAATTCGTTTTCTATTTGTTTTAATTCTTCTCCCAGGATTGGAGACctgttttttctttctttttgattATCAAATTTTCGAAAAGACTTTTTCAAATCTTTTTTCAATTGTTTTGTTATTTGATTGAAAATAGGACCCAAAAATGCAAATGGGTTTGGGACATGCTCAGCAGTATACGCTTCGACTAGTGTTCCATAACCTGTTAAAAACAAGAAGTTTTTTTCAAAGGCGGTTGTTTCAAGTACGCTTTTTGGAGTGTATCTTTTTTTTTCAGTAGATCGTACCTTAGGTTTATTGTGCCAAGGTTTCAGAACAAAAGGGTGTAAGACCCTTATCTGAAGACCGCCCCAGAACCAGTCGATTGGCAATGCGTTGCTACCTGTTGGAACGCCTTGATAGGTGCATTTAACATGGATTTCTTTTCTCCAATCCCTAAAATCTTCTGACCATTCCGGATTTTGAAATAATAAGATACGAATTATATTTTTAGTGATTATCAATGAAGGTAATAGAATATATTTTCTAAATATTGATTGGAATAATATTACAAAATTTTTGATTACTAGACCATATAGAATGCTCTCCCAGGCCTCTTCGATTTTTTCAAGTCTGTTTTCAATCTCGTCTTTCTGGTCCTCTTTCCGTCTCTCTTCTTGCACTTTCTGAAACTGCAAAAATTCCGAATTATCAGTACCAGGTTTCCTGAAATATTCTTTCACATATTGGACGATATCATCGAAAAGACCACCAAATGGGTAGTTGTCTACAAAAATAGGGGAATGGACATTTGCTTGAAA from Lathyrus oleraceus cultivar Zhongwan6 chromosome 7, CAAS_Psat_ZW6_1.0, whole genome shotgun sequence encodes the following:
- the LOC127104855 gene encoding ATP synthase subunit b, chloroplastic-like, yielding MNPLIAAASVIAAGLAVGLASIGPGVGQGTAAGQAVEGIARQPEAEDKIRGTLLLSLAFMEALTIYGLRILRTIRNSEELRETAIEQLEKARARLRKVEMEADRFRVNGYAEIEREKLNLINSIYTSLEQFENDKNKTIHFEQQRAINQVQQSVLQQALQGALGTLNSCLNNELHLRTIGATIGMFGSMKAKNN
- the LOC127104854 gene encoding ATP synthase subunit a, chloroplastic-like, producing the protein MNVLLCYINTLNRFYDISAVEVGQHFYWQIGDFQVHAQVLITSWVVIAILLISTILVVRNPQTIPTSGQNFFEYVLEFIRDVSKTQIGEEYGPWVPFIGTLFLFIFVSNWSGALLPWKIIKLPHGELAAPTNDINTTVALALLTSVAYFYAGISKKGLAYFGKYIQPTPILLPINILEDFTKPLSLSFRLFGNILADELVVVVLVSLVPLVVPIPVMFLGLFTSGIQALIFATLAAAYIGESMNPF
- the LOC127107781 gene encoding NAD(P)H-quinone oxidoreductase subunit I, chloroplastic-like — translated: MGFIVFLISSLAECERLPFDLPEAEEELVAGYQTEYSGIRFGLFYVASYLNLLISSLFVTVLYLGGSNISISYIFVSEFFEINKTYGVFGTTSDLFITLAKSYFFLFVSIITRWSLPRLRMDQLLNLGWKFLLPISRKKSNKTILFINIYDMFLMVTGFMNYGQQTLRAARYIGQSFMIILSHANRLPVTIQYPYEKLITSERFRGRIHFEFDKCIACEVCVRVCPIDLPVVDWKMETDIRKKRLLNYSIDFGICIFCGNCIEYCPTNCLSMTEEYELSTYDRHELNYNQIALGRLPMSIIDDYTIRTIQIKKDNFL
- the LOC127107780 gene encoding ATP synthase subunit alpha, chloroplastic; this encodes MVTSRADEISQIIRKRIEQYNTEVKIVNTGTVLQVGDGIARIYGLDDVMAGELVEFKEGTVGIALNLESKNVGVVLMGDGLMIQEGSSVKATGRIAQIPVSEGYLGRVVNALAKPIDGRGEISTSESRLIESPAPGIISRRSVYEPLQTGLIAIDSMIPIGRGQRELIIGDRQTGKTAVATDTILNQQGQNVVCVYVAIGQKASSVAQVVTTLQERGAMEYTIIVAETANSPATLQYLAPYTGAALAEYFMYRERHTLIIYDDPSKHAQAYRQMSLLLRRPPGREAYPGDVFYLHSRLLERAAKLSSQLGEGSMTALPIVETQSGDVSAYIPTNVISITDGQIFLSADLFNAGIRPAINVGISVSRVGSAAQIKAMKQVAGKLKLELAQFAELEAFAQFSSDLDKATQNQLARGQRLRELLKQSQSAPLTVEEQIITIYTGTNSYLDSVEIAQVRKFIVELRAYLKTKKPKFNEIISSTKTFTGEAEAILKEAIQEQMELF